A single genomic interval of Lepidochelys kempii isolate rLepKem1 chromosome 13, rLepKem1.hap2, whole genome shotgun sequence harbors:
- the SDR39U1 gene encoding epimerase family protein SDR39U1 isoform X2 → MRVLVGGGTGFVGGALTQLLRSRGHEVTHVSRHLGPDRISWDELARSGLPPCDAAVNLAGENVLNPLRRWDDPFRRVVVTSRVATTKTLAKAIAEAERPPRAWVLVTGVGYYRPSPTAEYTEESPGGDFDFFSRLVWCWGRAEAPSPRCSGLSGWAWGAPWAPASSPSHGSTSGTWLVLCATLWKRRVSTGFSTGSPQLHPAPPMPISPGSWAQPWGARPCCPCPAGRCGASLALSGPSCCWKASGWRQNALWRVATASCTPTCPLPCGTLCPERLRGS, encoded by the exons ATGCGCGTGCTAGTGG GAGGTGGGACCGGCTTTGTGGGCGGAGCCTTGACCCAGCTGTTGAGGAGCCGAGGGCACGAGGTGACCCATGTCTCTCGCCATCTGGGGCCAGACCGGATCAGCTGG GATGAATTGGCCCGCTCCGGCCTGCCCCCTTGTGATGCTGCGGTGAACTTGGCTGGTGAGAATGTTCTCAACCCCCTTCGCAG GTGGGATGATCCCTTCCGCAGGGTTGTGGTCACCAGCCGGGTGGCGACCACCAAGACCTTGGCTAAGGCCATCGCCGAGGCCGAGAGGCCGCCCCGTGCCTGGGTCCTCGTCACTGGCGTAG GGTATTACCGCCCCAGCCCCACGGCTGAGTACACTGAGGAGAGTCCCGGCGGTGACTTCGACTTCTTCTCGCGCCTG GtgtggtgctggggaagggcggAGGCGCCGTCTCCCAGATGCTCTGGCCTTTCCGGCTGGGCCTGGGGGGCCCCGTGGGCTCCGGCCTCCAGCCCTTCCCATGGATCCACGTCCGGGACGTGGCTGGTGTTGTGTGCCACGCTCTGGAAACGGAGGGTGTCCACGGGGTTCTCAACGGGGTCTCCCCAGCTTCACCCAGCACCTCCAATGCCGATTTCGCCCGGGAGCTGGGCTCAGCCCTGGGGCGCCcggccctgctgcccctgcccagctgggcgGTGCGGGGCGTCTTTGGCGCTGAGCGGGCCGTCATGCTGCTGGAAGGCCAGCGGGTGGCGCCAAAACGCACTCTGGAGAGTGGCTACTGCTTCGTGTACCCCGACCTGCCCTCTGCCCTGCGGGACATTGTGTCCTGAGCGGCTGAGGGGGAGTTGA
- the SDR39U1 gene encoding epimerase family protein SDR39U1 isoform X3, whose protein sequence is MRVLVGGGTGFVGGALTQLLRSRGHEVTHVSRHLGPDRISWDELARSGLPPCDAAVNLAGENVLNPLRRWDDPFRRVVVTSRVATTKTLAKAIAEAERPPRAWVLVTGVGVVLGKGGGAVSQMLWPFRLGLGGPVGSGLQPFPWIHVRDVAGVVCHALETEGVHGVLNGVSPASPSTSNADFARELGSALGRPALLPLPSWAVRGVFGAERAVMLLEGQRVAPKRTLESGYCFVYPDLPSALRDIVS, encoded by the exons ATGCGCGTGCTAGTGG GAGGTGGGACCGGCTTTGTGGGCGGAGCCTTGACCCAGCTGTTGAGGAGCCGAGGGCACGAGGTGACCCATGTCTCTCGCCATCTGGGGCCAGACCGGATCAGCTGG GATGAATTGGCCCGCTCCGGCCTGCCCCCTTGTGATGCTGCGGTGAACTTGGCTGGTGAGAATGTTCTCAACCCCCTTCGCAG GTGGGATGATCCCTTCCGCAGGGTTGTGGTCACCAGCCGGGTGGCGACCACCAAGACCTTGGCTAAGGCCATCGCCGAGGCCGAGAGGCCGCCCCGTGCCTGGGTCCTCGTCACTGGCGTAG GtgtggtgctggggaagggcggAGGCGCCGTCTCCCAGATGCTCTGGCCTTTCCGGCTGGGCCTGGGGGGCCCCGTGGGCTCCGGCCTCCAGCCCTTCCCATGGATCCACGTCCGGGACGTGGCTGGTGTTGTGTGCCACGCTCTGGAAACGGAGGGTGTCCACGGGGTTCTCAACGGGGTCTCCCCAGCTTCACCCAGCACCTCCAATGCCGATTTCGCCCGGGAGCTGGGCTCAGCCCTGGGGCGCCcggccctgctgcccctgcccagctgggcgGTGCGGGGCGTCTTTGGCGCTGAGCGGGCCGTCATGCTGCTGGAAGGCCAGCGGGTGGCGCCAAAACGCACTCTGGAGAGTGGCTACTGCTTCGTGTACCCCGACCTGCCCTCTGCCCTGCGGGACATTGTGTCCTGA
- the SDR39U1 gene encoding epimerase family protein SDR39U1 isoform X1 — MRVLVGGGTGFVGGALTQLLRSRGHEVTHVSRHLGPDRISWDELARSGLPPCDAAVNLAGENVLNPLRRWDDPFRRVVVTSRVATTKTLAKAIAEAERPPRAWVLVTGVGYYRPSPTAEYTEESPGGDFDFFSRLVSAWEAAAKIPGDGTRQAVVRSGVVLGKGGGAVSQMLWPFRLGLGGPVGSGLQPFPWIHVRDVAGVVCHALETEGVHGVLNGVSPASPSTSNADFARELGSALGRPALLPLPSWAVRGVFGAERAVMLLEGQRVAPKRTLESGYCFVYPDLPSALRDIVS; from the exons ATGCGCGTGCTAGTGG GAGGTGGGACCGGCTTTGTGGGCGGAGCCTTGACCCAGCTGTTGAGGAGCCGAGGGCACGAGGTGACCCATGTCTCTCGCCATCTGGGGCCAGACCGGATCAGCTGG GATGAATTGGCCCGCTCCGGCCTGCCCCCTTGTGATGCTGCGGTGAACTTGGCTGGTGAGAATGTTCTCAACCCCCTTCGCAG GTGGGATGATCCCTTCCGCAGGGTTGTGGTCACCAGCCGGGTGGCGACCACCAAGACCTTGGCTAAGGCCATCGCCGAGGCCGAGAGGCCGCCCCGTGCCTGGGTCCTCGTCACTGGCGTAG GGTATTACCGCCCCAGCCCCACGGCTGAGTACACTGAGGAGAGTCCCGGCGGTGACTTCGACTTCTTCTCGCGCCTGGTGAGCGCCTGGGAGGCAGCGGCTAAAATCCCCGGGGACGGCACGCGCCAGGCGGTGGTGAGATCTG GtgtggtgctggggaagggcggAGGCGCCGTCTCCCAGATGCTCTGGCCTTTCCGGCTGGGCCTGGGGGGCCCCGTGGGCTCCGGCCTCCAGCCCTTCCCATGGATCCACGTCCGGGACGTGGCTGGTGTTGTGTGCCACGCTCTGGAAACGGAGGGTGTCCACGGGGTTCTCAACGGGGTCTCCCCAGCTTCACCCAGCACCTCCAATGCCGATTTCGCCCGGGAGCTGGGCTCAGCCCTGGGGCGCCcggccctgctgcccctgcccagctgggcgGTGCGGGGCGTCTTTGGCGCTGAGCGGGCCGTCATGCTGCTGGAAGGCCAGCGGGTGGCGCCAAAACGCACTCTGGAGAGTGGCTACTGCTTCGTGTACCCCGACCTGCCCTCTGCCCTGCGGGACATTGTGTCCTGA